From Streptomyces sp. TLI_053, a single genomic window includes:
- a CDS encoding acyl-CoA dehydrogenase family protein gives MTPAPAAAAPARPAPPPPDLDGLPALTAALAERAAEHDRDATFPTEGIALVHRAGLLTATVAERHGGPGRGLADAVRILRALGAGDPAVALVTAMTLFVHAAEAREAHWPAGPLAQLLAESAERPTLVNHVRVEPELGTPVRGGLPATVARRRGDSWELTGRKIFSTGAPALRWLLVWARTDEPEPRVGSFLVRGDLPGITVEPTWDHLGLRASRSDDVLLDAVRVPLDHTARLAAPSPEGGRDPIGAAWNSLGLTALYLGVARAAQSWLTAFLHERTPSALGAPLASLPRFQSELGLIDVELGGAERLVAALAAAVDAGEPSAVEEAPGAKLLGTRAAVESVQRAVALVGNHGLTRHHPLQRHLRDVLCARVHTPQDDTVLLARGRAALHRPTVG, from the coding sequence ATGACCCCGGCACCGGCAGCGGCCGCCCCCGCCCGACCCGCGCCCCCACCGCCCGACCTCGACGGGCTGCCCGCGCTGACCGCCGCCCTGGCGGAGCGGGCCGCCGAACACGACCGGGACGCCACCTTCCCCACCGAAGGCATCGCGCTCGTCCACCGGGCCGGTCTGCTCACCGCGACCGTCGCCGAACGGCACGGCGGCCCCGGCCGAGGTCTCGCCGACGCCGTCCGGATCCTGCGCGCGCTCGGCGCGGGCGACCCGGCGGTCGCCCTGGTCACCGCGATGACCCTGTTCGTCCACGCCGCCGAGGCGCGCGAGGCCCACTGGCCGGCCGGTCCGCTGGCGCAGCTGCTCGCCGAGTCGGCCGAGCGCCCCACCCTGGTCAACCACGTCCGGGTGGAACCGGAGCTCGGCACCCCCGTACGCGGCGGGCTGCCGGCGACTGTGGCGAGACGGCGCGGCGACAGCTGGGAACTGACCGGGCGCAAGATCTTCTCCACCGGCGCGCCCGCGCTGCGCTGGCTGCTGGTGTGGGCCCGCACCGACGAACCCGAACCCCGGGTCGGCTCGTTCCTGGTCCGCGGCGACCTGCCCGGCATCACCGTCGAGCCGACCTGGGACCACCTCGGCCTGCGGGCCAGCCGCAGCGACGACGTGCTGCTGGACGCGGTACGGGTCCCGCTCGACCACACCGCACGCCTCGCCGCCCCCTCCCCGGAGGGCGGCCGGGACCCGATCGGCGCCGCCTGGAACTCGCTCGGCCTGACCGCCCTCTACCTGGGCGTCGCCCGCGCGGCGCAGTCCTGGCTCACCGCCTTCCTGCACGAGCGCACCCCGAGCGCCCTGGGCGCGCCCCTGGCGAGCCTGCCCCGCTTCCAGAGCGAACTCGGCCTGATCGACGTCGAACTCGGCGGCGCCGAGCGGCTGGTCGCCGCCCTGGCCGCGGCCGTCGACGCGGGCGAGCCGTCGGCCGTCGAGGAGGCCCCCGGAGCGAAGCTGCTCGGCACCCGCGCCGCCGTGGAGTCCGTCCAGCGGGCCGTCGCCCTGGTCGGCAACCACGGCCTGACCCGGCACCACCCGCTCCAGCGGCATCTGCGCGACGTGCTGTGCGCCCGGGTGCACACCCCGCAGGACGACACCGTCCTGCTCGCCCGGGGCCGGGCCGCCCTGCACCGCCCGACGGTCGGCTGA
- a CDS encoding flavin reductase family protein, producing MTTLDERPVRTQPSAPARPSALGGTHGADLLRRALRRHAAGVTVITAAGPGGPAGFTATSFTSVSLDPALVSFYLSATASAAPAVREAEAFTVHILREDQRELANRFARSGTDRFAGTEWHTGPYGTPVLAGAAARLTARPFLLQPVGDHLLVVGEVLAVDTTDGPPLVHHDGGYGGFTPLREG from the coding sequence ATGACCACCCTCGACGAACGGCCCGTCCGCACCCAGCCGTCCGCACCTGCCCGGCCGTCCGCGCTCGGCGGCACCCACGGTGCCGACCTGCTCCGCCGTGCCCTGCGCCGGCACGCGGCCGGTGTCACGGTGATCACCGCGGCCGGGCCCGGCGGCCCCGCCGGCTTCACCGCCACCTCGTTCACCTCGGTGAGCCTGGACCCCGCCCTGGTGTCCTTCTACCTGTCGGCCACCGCCTCGGCCGCGCCCGCGGTACGGGAGGCGGAGGCCTTCACCGTGCACATCCTGCGCGAGGACCAGCGGGAGCTGGCGAACCGCTTCGCCCGCAGCGGGACCGACCGCTTCGCCGGTACCGAGTGGCACACCGGCCCGTACGGCACACCCGTCCTCGCGGGCGCCGCCGCCCGGCTCACGGCCCGCCCGTTCCTGCTCCAGCCGGTCGGCGACCACCTGCTGGTCGTCGGCGAGGTACTGGCCGTCGACACCACCGACGGCCCGCCGCTGGTCCACCACGACGGCGGCTACGGCGGGTTCACCCCGCTCCGGGAGGGCTGA
- a CDS encoding alpha/beta fold hydrolase has product MTTTAAAAPVPLAGPSPALREPAVWEPAVGVTVRGTVLLLPGRGEHPGVYARFGRRLAFDGYRVAVPAVPAAGSVPAAGSVPAAGSVPPDLAGQVTEARASAPSGTPVVLAGSDTGALLALAAARQAAPDGLLLVGLPTAGAATGASDTAETWTDELGARTSCPMHRDLLATDPEFRSGALAQDVPAALARAAEDAATAIASVGVPVLVVHGSADPVSPPATARRFADRLAAGLVLVADGRHDALNDAAHRSVAAAVVQWLERLRGGPHLPARIVTTDAGGRTPHPRAPEGSPA; this is encoded by the coding sequence ATGACCACCACCGCAGCGGCCGCCCCCGTGCCACTGGCCGGCCCGTCCCCCGCCCTCCGGGAGCCCGCCGTCTGGGAGCCCGCCGTGGGCGTCACCGTGCGCGGCACCGTCCTGCTGCTGCCCGGCCGGGGTGAGCACCCCGGTGTGTACGCCCGCTTCGGGCGGCGGCTGGCCTTCGACGGCTACCGGGTGGCCGTCCCGGCCGTTCCCGCTGCGGGATCCGTTCCCGCTGCGGGATCCGTCCCCGCTGCGGGATCCGTCCCGCCGGACCTGGCCGGTCAGGTCACCGAGGCCCGCGCGAGTGCCCCGTCCGGCACGCCCGTGGTCCTGGCCGGCTCGGACACCGGCGCTCTGCTCGCCCTGGCCGCCGCCCGGCAGGCCGCGCCCGACGGGCTGCTGCTCGTCGGTCTGCCCACCGCGGGTGCCGCAACCGGGGCTTCGGACACCGCCGAGACCTGGACGGACGAGCTCGGCGCCCGGACGTCCTGCCCGATGCACCGCGACCTGCTGGCCACCGACCCGGAGTTCCGGTCCGGTGCCCTCGCCCAGGACGTGCCCGCCGCCCTGGCCCGGGCCGCCGAGGACGCGGCCACCGCGATCGCCTCCGTAGGGGTACCGGTCCTCGTGGTGCACGGGTCCGCCGACCCGGTGTCGCCGCCCGCCACCGCACGGCGCTTCGCCGACCGCCTCGCCGCCGGGCTCGTCCTGGTCGCCGACGGCCGTCACGACGCGCTCAACGACGCCGCCCACCGCAGCGTCGCCGCCGCCGTCGTCCAGTGGCTGGAACGCCTGCGGGGCGGCCCGCACCTGCCCGCCCGGATCGTCACCACCGACGCGGGCGGACGCACCCCCCACCCGCGTGCCCCGGAAGGAAGTCCCGCATGA
- a CDS encoding LLM class flavin-dependent oxidoreductase, whose translation MPVEFIGMISTHDVSETRPAHGPVVDPDYTRRFARAHEEAGFDRILIAHSSASPDPNQVAAFAAANTERLGLLIAHRPGFVAPTVAARTFATLDRFSGGRVAVHIITGGHDAEQRRDGDYLTKDERYARTDDYLTVLTKAWTAEEPFDHEGPYYRFADFKSEVLPLQRPRIPLFFGGSSEAAYRVGGRHADTFALWGEPLAETAQQIASVRAAATAAGRTDVQGISVSFRPILGRTEEEAWERAHRVLATIKQGGDVFGGRRRILPTGPGAAPQNVGSQRLLAAAAKGDRHDRALWTAPAAATGAAGNSTALVGTPETVAQALLDYVDLGATTLLIRGYDPLDDALDYGKELIPLVRQEVARRDALAARDAAETRVRQSEQAAVAVSGAAR comes from the coding sequence ATGCCCGTCGAGTTCATCGGCATGATCTCCACCCACGACGTCTCCGAGACCCGCCCCGCGCACGGCCCGGTGGTCGACCCCGACTACACCCGCCGGTTCGCCCGGGCCCACGAGGAGGCCGGTTTCGACCGCATCCTGATCGCCCACTCCTCGGCCAGCCCCGACCCCAACCAGGTCGCCGCCTTCGCCGCCGCCAACACCGAGCGGCTGGGCCTGCTGATCGCGCACCGCCCCGGCTTCGTCGCACCCACCGTCGCCGCTCGCACCTTCGCGACCCTGGACCGGTTCTCCGGCGGCCGGGTCGCCGTCCACATCATCACCGGCGGCCACGACGCCGAGCAGCGCCGCGACGGCGACTACCTCACCAAGGACGAGCGCTACGCACGCACCGACGACTACCTGACCGTGCTCACCAAGGCCTGGACCGCCGAGGAACCGTTCGACCACGAGGGCCCGTACTACCGCTTCGCCGACTTCAAGTCCGAGGTGCTGCCGCTCCAGCGGCCGCGCATCCCGCTGTTCTTCGGCGGCTCCTCCGAGGCCGCCTACCGGGTCGGCGGCAGGCACGCCGACACCTTCGCGCTGTGGGGCGAGCCGCTCGCCGAGACCGCCCAGCAGATCGCCTCCGTCCGCGCCGCCGCCACCGCCGCCGGGCGCACCGACGTCCAGGGCATCAGCGTGTCCTTCCGCCCGATCCTCGGCCGCACCGAGGAGGAGGCCTGGGAGCGCGCCCACCGCGTCCTGGCCACCATCAAGCAGGGCGGCGACGTCTTCGGCGGCCGCCGCAGGATCCTGCCGACCGGCCCCGGGGCCGCCCCGCAGAACGTCGGCTCCCAGCGCCTGCTGGCCGCCGCCGCCAAGGGCGACCGGCACGACCGCGCGCTGTGGACGGCCCCCGCCGCGGCAACCGGCGCCGCGGGGAACTCGACCGCGCTGGTCGGCACGCCGGAGACGGTCGCCCAGGCGCTGCTGGACTACGTCGACCTCGGCGCGACCACGCTGCTGATCCGCGGCTACGACCCGCTGGACGACGCGCTCGACTACGGAAAGGAGCTCATCCCGCTGGTGCGCCAGGAGGTCGCCCGCCGCGATGCCCTGGCTGCGCGGGACGCTGCGGAGACCCGGGTGCGGCAGTCCGAGCAGGCCGCCGTCGCAGTGTCCGGTGCCGCCCGATGA